A window from Chlamydiota bacterium encodes these proteins:
- a CDS encoding (2Fe-2S)-binding protein, translating into MAERISFTVNGAARSVELEGWEKAIDVLRETLGLTGTKRGCDDASCGACTIVVDGVAKKSCVLPAKRLDGTTVLTIEGMARGTTLHPIQEALIEAGAVQCGYCIPGIVMTLHALFTATPAAAEEKIVEALSRHLCRCTGYEALLEGARLAQNKLAGTEG; encoded by the coding sequence ATGGCAGAGAGGATATCCTTCACCGTCAACGGCGCGGCGCGGAGCGTGGAGCTCGAGGGGTGGGAGAAGGCGATCGATGTCCTTCGCGAGACGCTCGGCCTTACCGGGACGAAACGCGGCTGCGACGACGCCTCCTGCGGCGCCTGCACGATCGTCGTCGACGGTGTCGCGAAAAAGAGCTGCGTCTTGCCGGCGAAGAGGCTCGACGGGACGACCGTGCTCACGATCGAGGGGATGGCGCGCGGGACGACGCTCCACCCGATACAGGAGGCGCTCATCGAGGCGGGGGCGGTGCAGTGCGGCTACTGCATCCCCGGGATCGTGATGACGCTGCACGCCCTCTTCACGGCCACGCCGGCGGCGGCCGAGGAGAAGATCGTCGAGGCGCTCTCCAGGCACCTCTGCCGCTGCACCGGCTACGAGGCGCTCCTCGAGGGGGCGAGACTCGCGCAGAACAAGCTCGCCGGGACCGAAGGTTGA